The following proteins are encoded in a genomic region of Cydia fagiglandana chromosome 26, ilCydFagi1.1, whole genome shotgun sequence:
- the LOC134677368 gene encoding uncharacterized protein LOC134677368, which translates to MESSALQGTERICVKTEPCVDVCITDEPTFEGVSVKAEPDDAVFVKDEPRCENVSIKYEPLVDPVFVKDEARCESMSIKDEPRCESISIKYEPRCEDLTIKAEPSCSDVCIKEESLGASAAAAEAGLYIDHAVKDELVLVPELVERLAKTGRTGQKPGSRPYRYKCAECEYSTVKKTTLRRHAKENHVKLVDYEFDSNGDFTPDSAQDPDSQYTPQEESDNIKDFSDYGCDHEEKSLTRKRKSNPNVNRTINKAKRANCLPYKNNTKDCPAKAPKYIDCSRCKFKCTDNIPEEIRIRICRLYWGLADYGRQKDFILKYVHLEYPKRRKVNVTEKGARNVSKKYYLENGNGKQRVCANFFQKTLNISNGPINTAVKHMGSTGSFIGQDNRGKKYPGNKISEQARNMVKRHIESLPAMESHYVLNTSKKLYLESNLSVSKMHTLYKDNFCPKHGIQPVSEKTYRRIFCSEYNY; encoded by the exons ATGGAGTCATCAGCGTTGCAGGGCACAGAGAGAATTTGCGTGAAGACGGAGCCCTGTGTCGATGTGTGTATAACGGATGAACCCACGTTTGAGGGAGTGTCTGTTAAAGCTGAGCCTGACGATGCTGTTTTTGTAAAAGACGAGCCCAGGTGCGAGAATGTGTCTATAAAATACGAGCCTTTAGTGGATCCTGTTTTTGTAAAAGACGAGGCCAGGTGCGAGAGTATGTCTATAAAAGACGAGCCCAGGTGCGAGAGTATATCTATAAAATACGAGCCCAGGTGCGAGGATTTGACTATAAAAGCCGAGCCATCATGCTCAGATGTGTGTATAAAAGAAGAGTCACTCGGcgcgagcgcggcggcggcggaggCGGGGCTGTACATAGACCATGCTGTAAAAGATGAGCTCGTGCTTGTCCCTGAGTTAGTAGAGCGGTTAGCTAAAACAG GGCGAACTGGACAGAAGCCGGGAAGTAGACCTTATCGTTATAAATGTGCTGAGTGCGAATATAGTACAGTCAAAAAAACCACTTTGAGACGTCAT GCAAAGGAGAACCACGTGAAGTTAGTAGACTATGAATTTGACTCCAATGGTGATTTTACGCCTGATTCAGCTCAAGATCCTGATTCTCAGTATACGCCTCAAGAAGAGTCAGATAATATTAAAGATTTCTCAGATTATGGTTGTGATCATGAGGAAAAATCTCTAACAAGGAAGAGAAAGAGCAATCCAAACGTAAACAGAACCATAAACAAGGCGAAAAGAGCCAATTGCCTGCCTTATAAGAACAATACAAAGGATTGTCCAGCTAAAGCACCAAAATACATTGAttgctctcgatgtaaatttaAGTGCACTGACAATATACCAGAAGAGATAAGAATTCGGATCTGTAGACTTTATTGGGGCCTTGCAGACTATGGCAGGCAAAAAGATTTCATTTTGAAATACGTCCATCTGGAATACCCGAAACGTAGAAAAGTTAATGTAACCGAAAAAGGGGCACGCAATGTgtcgaaaaaatattatttggaaAACGGCAACGGTAAACAAAGAGTGTGTGCAAACTTTTTCCAAAAAACTTTGAATATATCAAATGGGCCTATTAACACAGCCGTTAAACATATGGGCTCTACTGGTTCCTTCATAGGacaagacaatagaggtaaaaaaTATCCTGGAAATAAAATAAGCGAACAAGCTAGAAATATGGTCAAAAGGCATATTGAAAGTTTACCGGCTATGGAATCCCACTATGTTCTTAATACATCAAAGAAACTCTACCTAGAGAGCAATTTGTCTGTTTCCAAAATGCATACATTGTATAAAGACAACTTTTGCCCGAAACATGGTATACAACCAGTAAGTGAAAAAACATATCGTCGTATTTTTTGTTCAGAGTACAATTactaa
- the LOC134677638 gene encoding RE1-silencing transcription factor-like, producing the protein MEPRELTMVSALQGTENIRVKAEPCEEVCITDEPTFEGVSVNVEPLLDAVIVKDEPRCESVPIKDEPRCDSVSIKDEPRCDCVSIKTDPLEDAVFVRDEPRCEIMSIKDEPRCELMSIKDEPRCEIMFIKGEPRCKSMSIKEERRCDSVSIKADSLVDPVFIKDEPSWSDVCVKEESLGMSAAAAAAAELYTDHAVKDELVLGPVLVERRERHAPTGQIRQKRPGITSFTRSVRTHSKNKPYKCGECNYASAFKTNLQIHMLNHPEKLYKCDKCSYATDYKGRLSIHIRTHTGEKPYKCEYCSFASSRKSFLQLHIKAHAESYQCEMYNYGSDHETSLEHHVKKHEVRCYVNKKRALMQTVDESHDVA; encoded by the exons ATGGAACCTAGAGAGTTGACAATGGTGTCAGCATTACAGGGTACAGAGAATATTCGCGTAAAGGCTGAGCCCTGTGAGGAAGTGTGTATAACAGATGAACCCACGTTCGAGGGAGTGTCTGTTAATGTCGAGCCTTTACTGGATGCTGTTATAGTAAAAGACGAGCCTAGGTGCGAGAGTGTGCCAATAAAAGATGAGCCCAGGTGCGATAGTGTGTCTATAAAAGACGAGCCCAGGTGCGATTGTGTGTCTATAAAAACCGACCCTTTAGAGGATGCTGTTTTTGTAAGAGACGAGCCCAGGTGCGAGATTATGTCTATAAAAGACGAGCCCAGGTGCGAGTTAATGTCTATAAAAGACGAGCCCAGATGCGAGATTATGTTTATAAAAGGCGAGCCCAGGTGCAAGAGTATGTCTATAAAAGAAGAGCGAAGGTGCGATAGTGTGTCTATAAAAGCCGATTCTTTAGTGGATCCTGTATTTATAAAAGACGAGCCCTCGTGGTCAGATGTTTGTGTAAAAGAGGAGTCGCTCGGCatgagcgcggcggcggcggcggcggcggagcTGTATACCGATCACGCCGTGAAAGATGAGCTCGTGCTCGGCCCCGTGCTAGTGGAGCGGCGCGAGCGCCACGCACCAACAG GACAAATTCGACAGAAGAGGCCGGGAATAACCTCTTTTACACGTAGTGTAAGGACACATTCTAAAAACAAACCTTACAAATGTGGCGAGTGTAATTATGCTAGTGCATTCAAAACCAATTTGCAAATTCATATGTTGAATCACCCTGAAAAGCTATACAAATGTGATAAATGTAGTTATGCTACTGATTACAAAGGAAGGTTATCAATTCATATAAGAACTCACACTGGAGAAAAACCTTACAAATGTGAGTACTGTAGTTTTGCTAGCAGCCGCAAAAGTTTTCTGCAACTACATATAAAGGCACATGCTGAAAGTTACCAGTGTGAAATGTATAATTATGGTAGCGACCATGAAACTAGTTTGGAACATCATGTAAAGAAACACGAGGTGAGGTGTTATGTGAACAAAAAACGTGCGCTTATGCAGACAGTCGACGAGTCGCACGATGTAGCATAG
- the LOC134677705 gene encoding zinc finger protein 239-like — MESTPLQGAEIHVKAEPFEDVCTDEPTFEVVFVKDEPLDDACDDSLRVSAAAELYDHAAKDESPTDWALGDADDPKSHHVPTTKTKKKTKSKPTLAERATSRQKHRPYQCKICKKQFGDLRTSNRHILTHTGEKPFECEMCQKKFSRIDKLNAHKRVHTGEKPYQCEICDKQFRDLSTVKRHKLIMHKLIHTDEKPYQCEMCQKMFSRIDRLNAHKRIHTGEKPYKCQVCNKQFNELSSLKRHRLIHTGEKPYQCEFCKKYFRELSTLHNHKLIHSGEKPHQCNICKKTFRQYGQLGTHKRGVHSREKYVKSDSDS, encoded by the exons ATGGAGTCTACACCGTTACAGGGCGCAGAGATTCACGTGAAGGCTGAGCCCTTTGAGGACGTGTGTACAGATGAGCCCACTTTCGAGGTAGTGTTTGTGAAAGACGAACCTCTGGATGACGCGTGTGATGACTCGCTTCGCGTCAGCGCGGCGGCGGAACTGTACGACCACGCCGCCAAAGATGAGTCACCCACAG ACTGGGCGCTCGGTGACGCAGACGACCCCAAATCACACCACGTACCCACGACCAAGACTAAGAAGAAGACCAAGAGTAAGCCAACGCTTGCTGAACGCGCTACATCGCGACAGAAACACAGACCATATCAATGCAAAATATGTAAAAAGCAATTTGGCGACTTGAGAACGTCAAATAGACATATACTAACACACACTGGCGAAAAACCATTTGAATGCGAAATGTGTCAAAAAAAGTTTTCACGAATAGATAAATTAAACGCGCATAAACGAGTTCACACCGGTGAAAAACCATATCAGTGTGAAATATGTGACAAACAATTCAGGGATTTGAGTACTGTAAAGAGACATAAGCTAATAATGCATAAACTAATACACACTGACGAAAAACCTTATCAATGCGAAATGTGTCAAAAAATGTTCTCACGAATAGATAGATTAAACGCACATAAACGAATTCACACAGGCGAAAAACCGTATAAATGCCAAGTATGTAACAAACAATTCAACGAATTGAGTAGTCTAAAGAGGCATAGGCTAATACACACTGGTGAGAAACCATATCAATGTgaattttgtaaaaagtatttcCGAGAATTGAGTACTTTACATAATCATAAACTAATACACAGTGGTGAAAAACCACATCAATGTAATATATGTAAGAAAACATTTAGACAATATGGTCAATTAGGCACGCATAAACGCGGAGTCCATAGCAGAGAGAAATATGTAAAAAGCGATTCAGATTCTTGA